A region of Vigna radiata var. radiata cultivar VC1973A chromosome 6, Vradiata_ver6, whole genome shotgun sequence DNA encodes the following proteins:
- the LOC106763308 gene encoding cucumisin-like has protein sequence MHHFFYNKYSLLEQSSTQIYVSPFKFCFAFHLIGVTNMVSLRPCLLFILLCIAMIEHAHSNNNRKTYIVYMGDHPKGMDLTSVPSLHTTMAQNVLGSDFKPEAVIHSYKNFNAFVMKLTEEEAKIMEEMENVVSVFPNGKNRLHTTRSWNFLRFPQNVNRETSESDIIVGVIDSGVWPESESFSDKGFGPPPAKWKGSCHNFTCNNKIIGAKYFNLEKEFAKDDIISPRDAEGHGSHCASTVAGNSVNSVSVFGLASGTARGGVPSARIAVYKVCWKTGXCGDADTLAAFDEAISDGVDVISISTGLGXVVYVPYFKDSNNIGSFHAMKKGILTSNSANNLGPGLSSMTNYPPWLLSVAASAFDRKIVTKVKLGNGAVYEGISINTFDLNGKPYPLVYGGDVPNIAGGHNSSTSRFCVKDSLDKHSVKGKIVLCERIQRSKDIGILSGAAGIIFGNNYPKDLLRPYALPALEVTQWDQRLIHSYLNSNRNATATIFKSEEVNDGLIPFISSFSSRGPNPITPNTLKPDIAAPGVEVIAAWSPIDPISDVKGDKRKVLYNVISGTSMACPHATAAASYVKSFHPNWSPAMIKSAVMTTGNNNI, from the exons ATGCATCACTTCTTCTACAATAAATACTCTTTGCTGGAACAGTCATCTACACAAATTTATGTTAGCCCCTTCAAATTCTGCTTCGCATTTCATCTCATAGGAGTGACAAATATGGTCTCTTTAAGGCCATGCcttcttttcattcttctctGCATTGCAATGATTGAACACGCACATTCCAACAATAATAGGAAG ACTTACATTGTCTACATGGGTGATCACCCTAAGGGCATGGACCTCACTTCCGTACCTTCTCTTCATACCACCATGGCTCAAAATGTCCTTGGCAG TGATTTCAAACCCGAAGCTGTAATCCACAGCTACAAGAACTTCAATGCGTTCGTCATGAAGTTAACAGAAGAGGAGGCTAAAATAATGGAAG AAATGGAGAACGTTGTCTCTGTTTTCCCAAACGGCAAGAATCGTCTTCACACGACAAGGTCGTGGAACTTCTTAAGGTTTCCCCAGAATGTTAATAGAGAAACCTCAGAGAGTGACATAATTGTGGGAGTAATAGACAGTGGTGTTTGGCCGGAGTCTGAGAGCTTCAGTGACAAAGGATTTGGTCCTCCACCGGCCAAGTGGAAAGGATCATGTCATAACTTTACCTGCAACAA CAAAATAATTGGCGCAAAGTACTTCAATCTGGAGAAAGAGTTCGCAAAAGATGATATAATATCTCCAAGAGATGCAGAAGGTCATGGATCACATTGTGCATCCACAGTTGCTGGAAACTCGGTTAACTCGGTGAGTGTATTTGGCTTAGCCTCAGGGACTGCCCGTGGAGGAGTTCCGTCTGCCCGAATCGCTGTGTACAAAGTATGTTGGAAGACAGGAAGNTGTGGCGATGCNGACACCCTTGCAGCATTTGATGAAGCTATCAGTGATGGAGTAGACGTAATTTCTATTTCAACTGGACTGGGAGNAGTAGTCTACGTTCCGTATTTCAAAGATTCAAATAATATAGGAAGTTTTCATGCAATGAAAAAAGGGATACTAACCTCAAATTCTGCCAATAATTTGGGTCCAGGTCTTTCCTCAATGACAAATTATCCACCATGGTTACTTTCTGTGGCTGCAAGCGCTTTCGACAGAAAGATTGTCACCAAGGTGAAGCTGGGCAATGGCGCGGTATATGAG GGGATTTCGATCAACACATTTGATCTTAATGGAAAACCGTATCCACTTGTATATGGTGGAGATGTACCTAATATTGCTGGTGGACATAACAGCTCGACATCCAG GTTTTGCGTAAAGGATTCTTTGGATAAACATTCAGTAAAGGGAAAGATTGTTCTGTGTGAAAGAATTCAGAGATCTAAAGATATAGGGATTTTATCTGGGGCAGCCGGTATTATATTTGGAAATAATTACCCTAAAGATTTGCTCCGACCATATGCCTTGCCTGCTTTGGAGGTTACTCAGTGGGATCAAAGACTCATACATTCCTATTTAAATTCAAACAG GAATGCAACAGCCACAATATTTAAGAGTGAAGAAGTAAACGATGGACTGATCCCTTTCATATCTTCATTCTCCTCTAGAGGTCCAAATCCAATTACACCAAATACTCTAAAG CCTGACATTGCTGCTCCTGGAGTTGAAGTCATAGCTGCATGGTCTCCAATTGATCCAATTTCAGATGTTAAAGGTGACAAAAGAAAAGTACTATATAATGTAATTTCAGGCACTTCAATGGCATGCCCTCATGCTACTGCAGCAGCTTCGTATGTCAAATCATTTCATCCCAATTGGTCTCCTGCCATGATCAAGTCTGCAGTGATGACCACTggtaacaataatatataa